A region from the Pararge aegeria chromosome Z, ilParAegt1.1, whole genome shotgun sequence genome encodes:
- the LOC120636464 gene encoding protein henna — protein MEMLSPRQEELLLKDNKKGKLAKGGNYVAEGPDTSKSTWLLFSPATPDEAGSLARFLGIFSSHGVNLNHIESRSSARRPGYEFMVECEHGSGDFGAALEDLKQIAGYLNVISRDYKDNLSTVPWFPRRIRDLDRFANQILSYGAELDSDHPGFTDAVYRARRKYFADIAFNYKHGQPLPHVDYTKDEINTWGIVFRKLTELYPTHACKEHNHVFPLLIENCGYREDNIPQLEDVSNFLKDCTGFTLRPVAGLLSSRDFLAGLAFRVFHSTQYIRHHSRPLYTPEPDVCHELLGHAPLFADPAFAQFSQEIGLASLGAPDDYIEKLATCFWFTVEFGLCRQEGQLKAFGAGLLSSFGELQYCLSDKPELREFEPSITGDQKYPITEYQPIYFVAQSFESAKEKMIKFAQTIPREFGVRYNPYTQSIDILDSSRQMTDLLKQIHTEMELLLGTMDKL, from the exons GGAAAGCTTGCCAAAGGGGGCAACTACGTTGCCGAAGGACCAGACACCAGCAAATCAACATGGCTTCTTTTTTCCCCTGCAACTCCCGATGAAGCCGGTTCCTTGGCAAGGTTCCTGGGTATCTTTTCCTCACACGGTGTGAACCTCAACCATATCGAGTCTAGATCCTCAGCCAGGCGACCAGGATACGAGTTCATGGTAGAATGTGAGCATGGGTCTGGCGATTTTGGTGCGGCACTGGAAGATTTAAAACAGATTGCTGGATATTTAAATGTGATTTCTAGAGACTATAAGGATAATTTAT CCACTGTACCATGGTTCCCCCGACGTATCAGAGACTTGGACAGATTCGCTAATCAGATCCTGTCTTACGGCGCTGAGTTAGACTCAGACCACCCTGGGTTCACCGACGCTGTGTACCGTGCTAGAAGGAAATACTTCGCAGACATTGCCTTCAATTACAAGCATGGCCAGCCATTACCCCACGTTGATTACACCAAGGATGAAATAAATACCTGGGGCATTGTGTTCAGGAAGCTAACTGAATTATATCCAACTCATGCTTGCAAAGAACATAATCACGTGTTTCCACTGTTGATAGAAAATTGTGGGTACAGGGAAGACAATATACCACAGCTAGAAGACGTTTCCAACTTCTTAAAAG ACTGCACAGGATTCACCCTCCGACCAGTAGCTGGCCTCTTGTCTTCCCGCGACTTCCTCGCGGGGCTTGCATTCCGCGTATTCCACAGTACACAGTACATCAGGCACCACTCTCGCCCACTTTACACCCCCGAGCCAGACGTGTGTCACGAGCTGCTGGGACACGCGCCGCTATTTGCTGATCCAGCATTCGCGCAGTTCTCGCAGGAAATTGGCCTTGCTTCATTGGGAGCACCTGATGATTATATTGAAAAACTCGCTACG TGTTTCTGGTTCACCGTGGAGTTTGGGCTATGTCGACAAGAAGGACAGCTGAAAGCTTTCGGCGCTGGTCTTCTATCATCGTTCGGTGAACTACAATACTGCCTCTCAGACAAACCAGAGCTAAGAGAGTTCGAGCCGAGTATTACTGGTGACCAGAAGTACCCTATTACGGAGTATCAGCCGATTTACTTCGTCGCCCAAAGCTTCGAAAGCGCCAAAGAAAAAATGAT AAAATTTGCTCAAACTATACCTCGAGAGTTCGGCGTGAGATACAACCCTTACACACAGAGCATCGACATCCTGGACTCTTCGCGCCAAATGACAGATCTTCTTAAGCAAATCCACACGGAAATGGAACTACTGCTTGGCACAATGGACAAATTGTAG